Proteins from a genomic interval of Streptomyces sp. NBC_00820:
- a CDS encoding MBL fold metallo-hydrolase has product MLIAGFPAGAWGTNCYVVAPAAGEECVIIDPGHQAAQGVEDMLKKHRLKPAAVVLTHGHIDHVASVVPVCGAHGVPAWIHPEDRYMMSDPEKALGRSIGMPLMGELTVGEPDDVRELSDGARLSLAGLEFSVAHAPGHTKGSVTFQMPENTDIPSVFFSGDLLFAGSVGRTDLPGGSMEDMLGSLARVCLPLDDSTVVLSGHGPQTTIGQERATNPYLRQVAAGQGAPEAPRRGM; this is encoded by the coding sequence GTGCTCATTGCCGGGTTCCCAGCCGGTGCCTGGGGGACGAATTGTTACGTCGTCGCCCCCGCCGCCGGTGAGGAGTGCGTGATCATCGACCCGGGCCACCAGGCGGCCCAGGGAGTCGAGGACATGCTGAAGAAGCATCGGCTCAAGCCCGCCGCGGTCGTCCTCACCCATGGCCACATCGACCACGTGGCCTCGGTCGTCCCCGTGTGCGGCGCGCACGGCGTACCGGCCTGGATCCACCCCGAGGACCGCTACATGATGAGCGATCCCGAGAAGGCGCTCGGCAGGTCCATCGGCATGCCGCTGATGGGCGAGCTGACCGTGGGGGAGCCGGACGACGTCAGGGAGCTGAGCGACGGCGCGCGGCTCTCGCTCGCCGGGCTGGAGTTCTCCGTCGCGCACGCCCCGGGCCATACCAAGGGGTCGGTGACCTTCCAGATGCCCGAGAACACCGACATCCCGTCGGTCTTCTTCTCCGGGGATCTGCTGTTCGCCGGCTCCGTCGGACGCACCGACCTGCCGGGCGGATCCATGGAGGACATGCTCGGGTCGCTGGCACGTGTGTGCCTGCCGCTCGACGACTCCACCGTGGTCCTGTCCGGCCACGGTCCCCAGACGACCATCGGCCAGGAGCGCGCCACCAACCCCTATCTGCGGCAGGTGGCGGCCGGCCAGGGAGCCCCCGAGGCTCCCCGACGAGGAATGTGA
- a CDS encoding replication-associated recombination protein A, with amino-acid sequence MEADLFTAAAEERQEKDPTSSPLAVRMRPRTLDEVVGQQHLLKPGSPLRRLVDEGSGGPAGPSSVVLWGPPGTGKTTLAHVVSKATDRRFVELSAISAGVKEVRAVIDGARRAAGGFGKETVLFLDEIHRFSKAQQDSLLPAVENRWVTLIAATTENPYFSVISPLLSRSLLLTLEPLGEEDLRGLLRRTLDDERGLGGALTLPEDAEEHLLRIAGGDARRALTALEAAAGAALDKSETEISLQTLEETVDRAAVKYDRDGDQHYDVASALIKSIRGSDVDAALHYLARMIEAGEDPRFIARRLIISASEDIGVADPNALPIAVAAAQAVALIGFPEAALTLSHATIALALAPKSNSATTAIREAMGDVRKGHAGPVPPHLRDGHYKSAKKLGHAQGYVYPHNQPNAIAAQQYAPDALKDREYYTPTRNGAEARYADAVEWTRKHLGRKRS; translated from the coding sequence GTGGAAGCCGACCTGTTCACCGCCGCCGCCGAAGAGCGCCAGGAAAAGGACCCGACCAGCAGCCCCCTGGCCGTCCGGATGCGTCCGCGCACCCTCGACGAGGTCGTGGGCCAGCAGCACCTGCTGAAGCCGGGCTCACCCTTGCGCAGACTCGTCGACGAGGGCAGCGGCGGCCCGGCCGGCCCGTCCTCGGTGGTGCTGTGGGGGCCGCCCGGCACCGGCAAGACCACCCTCGCGCACGTGGTGTCCAAGGCGACCGACCGTCGCTTCGTCGAGCTGTCCGCGATCAGCGCCGGCGTCAAGGAGGTCCGTGCCGTCATCGACGGCGCGCGCCGCGCCGCCGGCGGCTTCGGCAAGGAGACCGTCCTTTTCCTCGACGAGATCCACCGCTTCAGCAAGGCACAGCAGGACTCCCTGCTCCCGGCCGTCGAGAACCGCTGGGTGACCCTGATCGCCGCGACCACCGAGAACCCGTACTTCTCGGTGATCTCCCCGCTGCTCTCCCGCTCGCTGCTGCTCACCCTGGAACCGCTCGGCGAGGAGGACCTGCGCGGCCTGCTGCGCCGCACCCTCGACGACGAGCGCGGCCTCGGCGGCGCCCTCACCCTCCCCGAGGACGCCGAGGAGCACCTGCTCAGGATCGCCGGAGGCGACGCGCGCCGGGCCCTGACCGCCCTGGAGGCAGCCGCCGGCGCGGCCCTCGACAAGAGCGAGACGGAGATCAGCCTCCAGACCCTGGAGGAGACGGTCGACCGCGCCGCCGTGAAGTACGACCGCGACGGTGACCAGCACTACGACGTGGCGAGCGCGCTGATCAAGTCCATCCGCGGCTCCGACGTGGACGCGGCACTGCACTACCTGGCCCGGATGATCGAGGCCGGCGAGGACCCCCGCTTCATCGCCCGGCGCCTGATCATCTCCGCCAGCGAGGACATCGGCGTCGCCGACCCGAACGCGCTGCCCATAGCCGTCGCCGCCGCCCAGGCCGTCGCGCTGATCGGCTTCCCGGAGGCGGCGCTCACCCTCAGCCACGCCACCATCGCCCTCGCCCTCGCCCCCAAGTCCAACTCGGCGACCACCGCGATCCGCGAAGCGATGGGGGACGTACGCAAGGGCCACGCCGGACCCGTGCCACCCCACCTGCGCGACGGGCACTACAAGAGCGCCAAGAAGCTCGGCCACGCGCAGGGGTACGTCTACCCGCACAACCAGCCGAACGCCATCGCCGCCCAGCAGTACGCCCCGGACGCCCTCAAGGACCGCGAGTACTACACCCCCACCCGTAACGGCGCAGAGGCCCGTTACGCGGACGCCGTGGAGTGGACCAGGAAGCACCTCGGTCGCAAGCGGTCCTGA
- the ruvX gene encoding Holliday junction resolvase RuvX, which produces MRRGRRLAIDVGDARIGVASCDPDGILATPVETVPGRDIPAAHRRLRQLVEEYEPIEVVVGLPRSLKGGEGPAAAKVRVFVQELAKGIQPVPVRLVDERMTTVTASQGLRASGVKSKKGRSVIDQAAAVIILQQALESERVSGKAPGEGVEVVI; this is translated from the coding sequence ATGCGCAGAGGACGTCGACTCGCGATCGACGTCGGGGACGCCCGTATCGGGGTCGCCTCGTGCGACCCCGACGGGATTCTCGCCACTCCGGTGGAGACGGTCCCCGGACGTGACATCCCGGCAGCCCACCGCAGACTGCGGCAGCTCGTCGAGGAGTACGAACCGATCGAGGTCGTCGTCGGCCTCCCTCGCTCCCTCAAGGGGGGCGAGGGCCCGGCCGCGGCCAAGGTCCGCGTGTTCGTCCAGGAGCTGGCCAAGGGCATCCAGCCCGTGCCGGTCCGGCTGGTGGACGAGCGCATGACGACCGTGACGGCCAGTCAGGGATTGCGTGCTTCCGGTGTGAAATCCAAGAAGGGCCGCTCCGTCATCGACCAGGCGGCCGCCGTGATCATCCTGCAACAGGCCTTGGAATCCGAACGGGTGTCAGGTAAAGCACCCGGCGAGGGCGTCGAAGTGGTCATCTGA
- the rpsD gene encoding 30S ribosomal protein S4: MANQSRPKVKKSRALGIALTPKAVKYFEARPYPPGEHGRGRKQNSDYKVRLLEKQRLRAQYDVSERQLVRAYERASKVQGKTGEALIIELERRLDALVLRSGIARTIYQARQMVVHGHIQVNGQKVDKPSFRVRPDDVVQVRDRSKDKTLFQVAREGGFAADGETPRYLQVNLKALAFRLDREPNRKEIPVICDEQLVVEYYAR, encoded by the coding sequence ATGGCGAACCAGTCCCGCCCCAAGGTCAAGAAGTCGCGTGCCCTCGGCATCGCGCTGACCCCGAAGGCCGTCAAGTACTTCGAGGCCCGCCCCTACCCGCCGGGCGAGCACGGCCGCGGCCGCAAGCAGAACTCGGACTACAAGGTCCGTCTGCTCGAGAAGCAGCGTCTGCGCGCGCAGTACGACGTGTCCGAGCGTCAGCTCGTCCGCGCCTACGAGCGTGCCTCCAAGGTCCAGGGCAAGACCGGTGAGGCCCTGATCATCGAGCTCGAGCGCCGTCTCGACGCGCTGGTCCTGCGTTCGGGCATCGCCCGCACGATCTACCAGGCCCGCCAGATGGTCGTCCACGGCCACATCCAGGTCAACGGCCAGAAGGTCGACAAGCCGTCCTTCCGTGTCCGTCCGGACGACGTCGTGCAGGTCCGCGACCGCTCCAAGGACAAGACGCTGTTCCAGGTCGCCCGCGAGGGTGGCTTCGCCGCCGACGGTGAGACCCCGCGCTACCTGCAGGTGAACCTCAAGGCCCTGGCGTTCCGCCTGGACCGCGAGCCGAACCGCAAGGAGATCCCGGTGATCTGCGACGAGCAGCTCGTCGTCGAGTACTACGCCCGCTGA
- the mltG gene encoding endolytic transglycosylase MltG: MTEYGRGPGSEPWHPEDPLYGDGGWGGQQAHPGQQAPYDGQSQQQYPQQPQHGEWTHEQQQSGYGQQPYPYADQQGHAQYDQQGQPYAGQQAQPQYDQQGQPQYDQQGQPQYDQQGHAQYDQQGQPYADPQYAGHAQQQYGQQPQAQSQHQGGWDATGTHGHVPYAADPGDPYGQQPVAYGAEQPDLYGTEDAYPPPVPPGRRTPEPSPGPDPETGWDPGEDEGEQAFFADGDDGDDDSDDESESRSGRGERRTKGRKPVKGKKQRTGCACMVVVLVFGGGLAGVSYFGYQFYKNRVAPAPDFAGKGNGELVQVEIPKGAVGYDIGRKLKEQGVVESVDAFISAQQANPNGKTLQDGVYTLQKHMSAASAVELMLSPKSRDNLIIPEGRRNVWVYEEIDRRLQVSKGTTAAVAKKDWKDLGLPSWANNKDISDPLEGFLFPSSYPVAKGMKPKAVLKSMVARADEQYKQYDLAGKAEELGLDGPQQLLTLASLVQVEGKYKHDFDKVARVVYNRLKPDNQETAGRLEFDSTINYLRGQSTLDVGTVSDLRKIHNPYNTYYVKGLPPGPISNPGAEAIESALKPAPGPWYYFVSINENETAFAVTLEEHNRNVAKYELARKQAGH, translated from the coding sequence ATGACTGAGTATGGCCGGGGCCCTGGCTCCGAACCGTGGCATCCGGAGGACCCGTTGTACGGGGACGGCGGATGGGGAGGACAGCAGGCCCACCCGGGTCAGCAGGCCCCCTACGACGGTCAGTCGCAGCAGCAGTACCCGCAGCAGCCGCAGCACGGCGAGTGGACCCACGAGCAGCAGCAGTCCGGGTACGGCCAGCAGCCGTACCCGTACGCCGACCAGCAGGGCCACGCGCAGTACGACCAGCAGGGTCAGCCGTACGCTGGCCAGCAGGCTCAGCCTCAGTACGACCAGCAGGGACAGCCTCAGTACGACCAGCAGGGTCAGCCTCAGTACGACCAGCAGGGCCACGCGCAGTACGACCAGCAGGGTCAGCCGTACGCCGACCCGCAGTACGCCGGGCACGCCCAGCAGCAGTACGGCCAGCAGCCCCAGGCCCAGTCCCAGCACCAGGGCGGCTGGGACGCCACCGGCACGCACGGCCATGTGCCCTACGCCGCGGACCCGGGCGACCCGTACGGCCAGCAGCCCGTGGCCTACGGCGCCGAACAGCCGGACCTCTACGGCACCGAGGACGCCTACCCGCCGCCCGTGCCGCCCGGCCGCAGGACCCCCGAACCGTCACCCGGACCCGACCCCGAGACCGGCTGGGACCCGGGCGAGGACGAGGGCGAGCAGGCCTTCTTCGCCGACGGTGACGACGGCGACGACGATTCCGACGACGAGTCCGAGAGCCGCTCCGGCCGAGGCGAGCGCCGCACCAAGGGCCGCAAGCCCGTCAAGGGCAAGAAGCAGCGCACCGGCTGCGCCTGCATGGTCGTCGTCCTGGTCTTCGGCGGCGGCCTCGCCGGCGTCAGCTACTTCGGCTACCAGTTCTACAAGAACCGTGTCGCCCCGGCGCCGGACTTCGCGGGCAAGGGCAACGGCGAGCTGGTGCAGGTCGAGATCCCCAAGGGGGCCGTCGGATACGACATCGGCCGCAAACTCAAGGAGCAGGGTGTCGTCGAGAGCGTCGACGCGTTCATCTCCGCCCAGCAGGCGAACCCCAACGGCAAAACGCTCCAGGACGGCGTCTACACGCTTCAGAAGCACATGTCGGCGGCCAGCGCCGTGGAGCTGATGCTCAGCCCGAAGAGCCGTGACAACCTCATCATTCCCGAAGGCAGGCGCAACGTCTGGGTGTACGAGGAGATCGACAGGCGTCTGCAGGTCTCCAAGGGCACCACGGCGGCCGTCGCCAAGAAGGACTGGAAGGACCTCGGGCTGCCGTCCTGGGCCAACAACAAGGATATCTCGGACCCCCTGGAAGGCTTCCTCTTCCCGTCCAGCTATCCGGTGGCCAAGGGCATGAAGCCCAAGGCCGTCCTGAAGTCGATGGTCGCCCGGGCCGACGAGCAGTACAAGCAGTACGACCTCGCGGGCAAGGCCGAGGAGCTGGGCCTCGATGGTCCGCAGCAGCTGCTCACGCTGGCGAGCCTGGTGCAGGTCGAGGGCAAGTACAAGCACGACTTCGACAAGGTCGCCCGCGTCGTCTACAACCGCCTCAAGCCGGACAACCAGGAGACGGCCGGAAGGCTGGAGTTCGACTCCACCATCAACTACCTCAGGGGCCAGAGCACTCTGGACGTCGGTACGGTCAGCGACCTGCGGAAGATCCACAATCCGTACAACACCTACTACGTCAAGGGGCTCCCGCCCGGGCCCATCAGCAACCCCGGCGCCGAGGCCATCGAGTCGGCACTGAAGCCGGCCCCGGGTCCCTGGTACTACTTCGTCTCGATCAACGAGAACGAGACGGCGTTCGCGGTCACCCTCGAGGAACACAACCGGAACGTGGCGAAGTACGAGCTGGCGCGGAAACAAGCGGGCCACTGA
- the alaS gene encoding alanine--tRNA ligase, which translates to MESAEIRRRWLSFFEERGHTVVPSASLIADDPTLLLVPAGMVPFKPYFLGEVKPPFPRATSVQKCVRTPDIEEVGKTTRHGTFFQMCGNFSFGDYFKEGAIKFAWELLTSPQDKGGYGLDPERLWITVYKDDDEAERIWHEVVGVPKERIQRLGMKDNYWSMGVPGPCGPCSEINYDRGPEFGVEGGPAVNDERYVEIWNLVFMQYERGEGIGKDNFEILGDLPSQNIDTGLGLERLAMILQGVQNMYEIDTSMAVIKKATELTGVEYGAAHGSDVSLRVVTDHMRTSVMLIGDGVTPGNEGRGYVLRRIMRRAIRNMRLLGATGPVVKDLVDTVIAMMGQQYPELITDRERIEKVAVAEENAFLKTLKAGTNILDTAVTETKQSGGTVLAGEKAFLLHDTWGFPIDLTLEMAAEQGLAVDEDGFRRLMKEQRERAKADAQAKKTGHADMGAYREIADKAGATDFIGYTDTEGETTIVGILVDGVSSPAATEGDEVEIVLDRTPFYAEGGGQIGDTGRIKVDTGAVIEIRDTQKPVPGVYVHKGVVQFGEVTVGAKADASVDRLRRKAIARAHSATHLTHQALRDALGPTAAQAGSENQPGRFRFDFGSPSAVPTAVMTDVEQRINEVLSHDLDVHAEVMGIDEAKKQGAIAEFGEKYGERVRVVTIGDFSKELCGGTHVHNTAQLGLVKLLGESSIGSGVRRIEALVGVDAYNFLAREHTVVNQLTELLKGRSEELPEKVSTMLGKLKDAEKEIDRFRAEKVLQAAAGLAESAKDVRGVALVTGQVPDGTTPDDLRKLVLDVRGRIQGGRAAVVALFTVNNGKPLTVIATNDAARERGLKAGDLVRTAAKTLGGGGGGKPDVAQGGGQNPAAVGEAVEAVERLVTETAK; encoded by the coding sequence ATGGAGTCGGCCGAGATTCGCCGCCGCTGGCTGAGCTTCTTCGAGGAGCGCGGGCACACCGTCGTCCCTTCGGCGTCGCTCATCGCGGACGACCCGACTCTGCTCCTCGTCCCGGCCGGCATGGTTCCCTTCAAGCCCTACTTCCTGGGTGAGGTCAAGCCCCCCTTCCCGCGCGCCACCAGCGTGCAGAAGTGTGTGCGCACGCCCGACATCGAAGAGGTCGGCAAGACCACCCGCCACGGCACGTTCTTCCAGATGTGCGGCAACTTCTCCTTCGGCGACTACTTCAAGGAAGGCGCCATCAAGTTCGCCTGGGAGCTGCTCACCAGCCCCCAGGACAAGGGCGGTTACGGCCTCGACCCCGAGCGCCTGTGGATCACCGTCTACAAGGACGACGACGAGGCCGAGCGCATCTGGCACGAGGTCGTCGGCGTGCCCAAGGAGCGCATCCAGCGCCTGGGCATGAAGGACAACTACTGGTCCATGGGCGTTCCCGGCCCCTGCGGCCCCTGCTCCGAGATCAACTACGACCGCGGCCCCGAGTTCGGCGTCGAGGGCGGCCCGGCCGTCAACGACGAGCGGTACGTCGAGATCTGGAACCTCGTCTTCATGCAGTACGAGCGGGGCGAGGGCATCGGCAAGGACAACTTCGAGATCCTCGGGGACCTGCCGAGCCAGAACATCGACACGGGCCTCGGCCTCGAGCGCCTCGCCATGATTCTGCAGGGCGTGCAGAACATGTACGAGATCGACACCTCGATGGCCGTCATCAAGAAGGCCACCGAGCTGACCGGCGTCGAGTACGGCGCCGCCCACGGCTCTGACGTCTCGCTGCGCGTGGTCACCGACCACATGCGCACCTCCGTGATGCTCATCGGCGACGGTGTCACCCCGGGCAACGAGGGCCGCGGCTACGTGCTGCGCCGCATCATGCGCCGCGCCATCCGCAACATGCGCCTGCTCGGCGCCACCGGACCGGTCGTCAAGGACCTGGTCGACACCGTGATCGCGATGATGGGCCAGCAGTACCCCGAGCTCATCACCGACCGCGAGCGCATCGAGAAGGTCGCCGTCGCCGAGGAGAACGCCTTCCTCAAGACGCTGAAGGCCGGCACCAACATCCTCGACACCGCCGTCACCGAGACCAAGCAGTCCGGTGGCACGGTCCTCGCCGGTGAGAAGGCGTTCCTGCTCCACGACACCTGGGGCTTCCCGATCGACCTCACCCTGGAGATGGCCGCCGAGCAGGGCCTCGCCGTGGACGAGGACGGCTTCCGTCGCCTGATGAAGGAGCAGCGGGAGCGCGCCAAGGCCGACGCCCAGGCCAAGAAGACCGGCCACGCCGACATGGGTGCCTACCGCGAGATCGCCGACAAGGCCGGCGCCACCGACTTCATCGGCTACACGGACACCGAGGGCGAGACCACGATCGTCGGCATCCTCGTCGACGGCGTGTCCTCGCCGGCCGCCACCGAGGGCGACGAGGTCGAGATCGTCCTCGACCGCACCCCGTTCTACGCCGAGGGCGGCGGCCAGATCGGCGACACCGGCCGTATCAAGGTCGACACCGGTGCCGTCATCGAGATCCGCGACACCCAGAAGCCGGTCCCGGGCGTGTACGTGCACAAGGGCGTCGTCCAGTTCGGCGAGGTGACCGTCGGTGCCAAGGCCGACGCCTCGGTCGACCGGCTGCGCCGCAAGGCCATCGCCCGCGCCCACTCGGCCACGCACCTGACCCACCAGGCCCTGCGCGATGCCCTCGGCCCGACGGCCGCCCAGGCCGGTTCCGAGAACCAGCCCGGCCGCTTCCGCTTCGACTTCGGCTCGCCGTCCGCCGTTCCGACGGCCGTGATGACCGACGTCGAGCAGCGCATCAACGAGGTGCTCTCGCACGACCTCGACGTGCACGCCGAGGTCATGGGCATCGACGAGGCCAAGAAGCAGGGCGCCATCGCCGAGTTCGGCGAGAAGTACGGCGAGCGCGTGCGCGTCGTGACCATCGGCGACTTTTCCAAGGAGCTGTGCGGCGGCACGCACGTGCACAACACCGCCCAGCTGGGCCTGGTGAAGCTGCTCGGCGAGTCCTCCATCGGCTCCGGTGTGCGCCGTATCGAGGCCCTCGTCGGCGTCGACGCCTACAACTTCCTCGCCCGCGAGCACACGGTCGTCAACCAGCTCACCGAGCTGCTCAAGGGCCGCTCGGAGGAGCTGCCGGAGAAGGTCTCCACGATGCTCGGCAAGCTGAAGGACGCCGAGAAGGAGATCGACAGGTTCCGCGCCGAGAAGGTGCTCCAGGCCGCCGCCGGCCTCGCCGAGTCCGCCAAGGACGTCCGCGGTGTGGCCCTGGTCACCGGTCAGGTCCCGGACGGCACGACCCCCGACGACCTGCGCAAGCTGGTCCTCGACGTGCGCGGCCGCATCCAGGGCGGCCGGGCCGCCGTGGTGGCCCTGTTCACGGTGAACAACGGCAAGCCGCTCACGGTCATCGCCACCAACGACGCCGCCCGTGAGCGCGGCCTCAAGGCCGGCGACCTGGTCCGCACCGCCGCCAAGACCCTCGGCGGCGGCGGTGGCGGCAAGCCGGACGTCGCCCAGGGCGGAGGCCAGAACCCGGCTGCCGTCGGTGAGGCCGTCGAAGCCGTCGAACGTCTCGTCACCGAGACCGCCAAGTAA
- the hisS gene encoding histidine--tRNA ligase gives MSTFKAPKGTYDLIPPASATYLAVREAIAAPLRNSGYGYIETPGFENVELFARGVGESTDIVTKEMYAFETKGGDRLALRPEGTASVLRAALEANLHKAGNLPVKLWYSGSYYRYERPQKGRYRHFSQVGAEAIGAEDPALDAELIILADQAYRSLGLRNFRILLNSLGDKECRPVYRAALQDFLRGLDLDEDTRRRVDINPLRVLDDKRESVQQQLTGAPLLRDYLCDACKAYHEEVRDLITTAGVAFEDDAKLVRGLDYYTRTTFEFVHDGLGSQSAVGGGGRYDGLSEMIGGPALPSVGWALGVDRTVLALEAEGVELDIPSATSVFAVPLGEEARRVLFAKVTEVRKAGIAADFSYGGKGLKAAMKAANRSGARFALVAGERDLAEGVVQLKDMESGEQTAVGVDEIVTELKSRLG, from the coding sequence GTGAGCACCTTCAAGGCCCCCAAGGGCACCTACGACCTGATCCCGCCGGCCTCCGCCACGTACCTCGCGGTGCGCGAGGCGATCGCCGCCCCGCTGCGCAACTCCGGGTACGGCTACATCGAGACCCCCGGCTTCGAGAACGTCGAACTCTTCGCGCGCGGTGTCGGCGAGTCCACCGACATCGTCACCAAGGAGATGTACGCCTTCGAGACCAAGGGCGGCGACAGGCTCGCCCTGCGCCCCGAGGGCACCGCCTCCGTCCTGCGCGCGGCGCTGGAGGCCAACCTGCACAAGGCGGGCAACCTCCCCGTCAAGCTCTGGTACTCCGGCTCGTACTACCGCTACGAGCGCCCCCAGAAGGGCCGCTACCGCCACTTCTCCCAGGTCGGTGCCGAGGCGATCGGCGCGGAGGACCCGGCGCTGGACGCCGAGCTGATCATCCTGGCCGACCAGGCGTACCGCTCGCTGGGCCTCAGGAACTTCCGCATCCTGCTCAACAGCCTGGGCGACAAGGAGTGCCGTCCGGTGTACCGGGCCGCGCTGCAGGACTTCCTGCGCGGCCTGGACCTGGACGAGGACACCCGCCGCCGCGTCGACATCAACCCCCTCAGGGTCCTCGACGACAAGCGCGAGTCGGTCCAGCAGCAGCTGACCGGCGCGCCGCTGCTGCGCGACTACCTGTGCGACGCCTGCAAGGCCTACCACGAGGAGGTCCGCGACCTGATCACCACGGCGGGCGTCGCCTTCGAGGACGACGCCAAGCTGGTCCGCGGCCTCGACTACTACACCCGCACCACCTTCGAGTTCGTGCACGACGGCCTGGGTTCCCAGTCCGCGGTGGGCGGCGGCGGCCGCTACGACGGCCTGTCCGAGATGATCGGCGGCCCCGCGCTCCCGTCGGTCGGCTGGGCCCTCGGTGTCGACCGCACGGTCCTCGCCCTGGAGGCCGAGGGTGTGGAACTGGACATCCCGTCCGCGACCAGTGTCTTCGCCGTCCCGCTCGGCGAGGAGGCCCGCCGCGTCCTGTTCGCCAAGGTCACCGAGGTGCGCAAGGCCGGCATCGCGGCGGACTTCTCCTACGGCGGCAAGGGCCTGAAGGCGGCGATGAAGGCCGCCAACCGGTCCGGCGCGCGTTTCGCGCTCGTCGCCGGCGAGCGCGACCTCGCCGAGGGCGTCGTCCAGCTCAAGGACATGGAGTCCGGTGAGCAGACGGCGGTCGGCGTGGACGAGATCGTCACGGAGCTGAAGTCCCGGCTCGGCTAG
- a CDS encoding DUF948 domain-containing protein, with protein MSGGEVAGILVAVFWAILVSFLAVALARLAQTLKATTKLVADVTDQAVPLLADASTAVRSAQTQIDRVDAIASDVQEVTSNASALSSTVASTFGGPLVKVAAFGYGVRQALGGRKEDTPAKAPRRTVIVGRTVPSARRGKRNNRGKRD; from the coding sequence GTGTCCGGTGGAGAGGTGGCCGGGATTCTGGTGGCCGTCTTCTGGGCGATCCTGGTCTCCTTCCTCGCCGTCGCTCTGGCGAGGCTGGCCCAGACGCTCAAGGCGACCACCAAACTCGTGGCGGATGTGACCGACCAGGCCGTCCCCTTGCTCGCGGACGCGTCCACGGCCGTGCGGTCGGCGCAGACCCAGATCGACCGCGTCGACGCGATCGCCTCCGACGTCCAGGAGGTCACGTCGAACGCCTCCGCGCTCTCGTCCACCGTCGCCTCCACCTTCGGCGGACCGCTGGTGAAGGTCGCGGCCTTCGGCTACGGCGTGCGCCAGGCCCTCGGCGGCCGCAAAGAGGACACGCCCGCGAAGGCGCCGAGGCGTACGGTGATCGTGGGCCGGACGGTTCCGTCCGCCCGACGGGGCAAGCGGAACAACCGCGGAAAGAGGGACTAG
- a CDS encoding vitamin K epoxide reductase family protein: MSKTTVKDVSTEPGPEHGAAGTRAVGGSRAFALLLMITGAAGLLAAWVITIDKFKLLEAKVAGTTFTPGCSLNPVVSCGSVMESKQAAAFGFPNPMLGLVCYGIVVCVGVSLLARARFPRWYWLTFNFGTLFGVGFCTWLQFQSLYRINALCLWCSLAWVATIVMFWYVTSFNVRNDFLPAPRPLKSFFGEFTWVLPVLHVGIIGMLILTRWWDFWTS, encoded by the coding sequence ATGAGCAAGACGACAGTCAAAGACGTCTCCACCGAGCCCGGGCCCGAGCACGGGGCCGCCGGGACGCGTGCCGTGGGCGGGAGCCGGGCCTTCGCGCTGCTCCTGATGATCACCGGCGCCGCCGGACTGCTCGCCGCGTGGGTCATCACGATCGACAAGTTCAAACTGCTCGAGGCCAAGGTCGCGGGCACGACCTTCACCCCCGGGTGCAGCCTCAACCCGGTCGTGTCCTGCGGCAGCGTCATGGAGAGCAAGCAGGCCGCCGCGTTCGGCTTCCCGAACCCGATGCTCGGCCTGGTCTGCTACGGCATCGTCGTCTGCGTCGGCGTGAGCCTGCTGGCCCGGGCCCGCTTCCCGCGCTGGTACTGGCTGACCTTCAACTTCGGCACGCTGTTCGGAGTGGGATTCTGCACATGGCTGCAGTTCCAGTCCCTGTACCGGATCAACGCGCTGTGCCTGTGGTGCTCGCTGGCCTGGGTCGCCACGATCGTCATGTTCTGGTACGTGACGTCGTTCAACGTCCGCAACGACTTCCTGCCGGCCCCGCGCCCGCTGAAGTCCTTCTTCGGCGAGTTCACGTGGGTCCTGCCGGTCCTGCACGTCGGCATCATCGGCATGCTGATCCTCACCCGCTGGTGGGACTTCTGGACCAGCTGA